A genome region from Nocardiopsis exhalans includes the following:
- a CDS encoding bifunctional acetate--CoA ligase family protein/GNAT family N-acetyltransferase, which produces MQSYPNHWEADVVLTDGGTAHLRPITPDDADLLREFHSRLSPETIYYRFFAPYPKLSDRDVKRFTTVDYEDRVALVATISGTLVSVVRYDKVAPEEAEVAFVVEDGHQGRGLASVLLEHIGAAARERGVRRFIADVLPENRRMINVFREAGYTAQQTFDEGVIRLTLDLQPTDDSKEVMRAREQRAESRSIARLLFPESVAVIGASRTAHTIGQTALRNLLGGEFQGPVYPVHPEAKAVVGVRAYPSVLDIPDQVDLAVVAVRADTVVDVVEQCADKGVHGLIVVSSGFGEVGPQGRARQDELVRTARAAGMRVVGPNCLGIANSDPSVSLNATLSPDLPPQGPIGFFSQSGALGRAILQRVAERGMGLSTFVSAGNRADVSGNDLMQYWQEDPATHVVLQYLESLGNPRKFTRLARRLAKQKPVVAVRSGGSAQATPTGHAAGGLALPDYAVTSLFQQAGVVRVDDITQMFDAAQVFAYQPLPAGPRVGIIGNSDSLELLVKDAAIRQGLKPHDPVNLGPQATAEDFDTAIQAALAAEDVHSIVVVFVPALHPIGDDVARVLRSRSLESDKPIVTTYLARQGIPEELRHIGDRGQTLFGSVPSYPSPEDAVRAVVHATRYAQWRNRKPGRHPELPDIDRARARATIGRALKKATPAMEDVAWFGGERRYDEETAISPEDARDLLACYGIAAYPDIKVDSAEEAVVAAGELGYPAVVKADAPDLRVRAGGTFVRADLRTPEDVRSAYLSLEDRFGGEAELVVQRMAAPGVPTVVRAGDNQSFGSVVSFGLADVTAELLDDRAFRLAPLTDMDAADLIHAVRAAPLLFGLPAGATSLAEQPNVEALEELLIRVSRLVEAFPEIGYVDLDPVLVNATGAHVLGARMWLREAPEVRPDAGPRRLRGVTF; this is translated from the coding sequence GTGCAGTCCTACCCGAACCACTGGGAAGCCGACGTCGTTCTGACCGACGGAGGCACCGCGCACCTGCGCCCCATCACCCCTGACGACGCCGACCTGCTACGCGAGTTCCACTCCCGGCTCTCGCCGGAGACGATCTACTACCGGTTCTTCGCGCCCTACCCCAAGCTCTCCGACCGTGACGTGAAACGTTTCACCACGGTCGACTACGAGGACCGGGTGGCTCTGGTGGCCACCATCTCCGGCACCCTCGTCTCCGTGGTGCGTTACGACAAGGTCGCTCCCGAAGAGGCCGAGGTGGCCTTCGTCGTGGAGGACGGACACCAGGGGCGGGGCCTGGCCTCGGTGCTGCTGGAACACATCGGGGCCGCCGCCCGCGAACGCGGGGTACGCCGCTTCATCGCCGACGTGCTGCCCGAGAACCGGCGCATGATCAACGTCTTCCGCGAGGCCGGGTACACCGCCCAACAGACCTTCGACGAGGGCGTCATCCGGCTCACCCTGGACCTGCAGCCCACGGACGACTCCAAGGAGGTCATGCGGGCCCGCGAACAGCGCGCCGAGTCGCGCTCCATCGCCCGCCTGCTCTTCCCCGAGTCCGTCGCGGTCATCGGCGCGAGTCGAACGGCGCACACCATCGGCCAGACCGCCCTGCGCAACCTGCTCGGCGGGGAGTTCCAGGGGCCGGTCTACCCCGTCCACCCCGAAGCCAAGGCCGTGGTGGGCGTGCGCGCCTACCCCTCCGTCCTGGACATCCCGGACCAGGTCGACCTGGCCGTGGTCGCGGTACGTGCCGACACCGTCGTCGACGTGGTCGAGCAGTGCGCGGACAAGGGTGTGCACGGGCTGATCGTGGTCAGCTCCGGGTTCGGCGAGGTCGGACCCCAGGGCCGCGCCCGCCAGGACGAACTGGTGCGCACCGCCCGCGCCGCCGGAATGCGCGTGGTAGGCCCCAACTGCCTGGGCATCGCCAACAGCGACCCCTCGGTCTCGCTCAACGCCACCCTGTCCCCGGACCTGCCGCCCCAGGGCCCCATCGGGTTCTTCTCCCAGTCCGGCGCCTTGGGCCGCGCCATCCTCCAGCGGGTGGCCGAGCGCGGCATGGGCCTGTCCACCTTCGTGTCCGCGGGCAACCGCGCCGACGTGTCCGGCAACGACCTCATGCAGTACTGGCAGGAGGACCCCGCCACCCACGTCGTGCTCCAGTACCTGGAGTCCCTGGGCAACCCGCGCAAGTTCACCCGGCTGGCACGGCGCCTGGCCAAGCAGAAGCCCGTCGTGGCGGTGCGCAGCGGCGGTTCGGCGCAGGCCACCCCCACCGGGCACGCCGCCGGGGGCCTGGCCCTGCCCGACTACGCGGTCACCTCCCTGTTCCAGCAGGCCGGTGTGGTACGCGTGGACGACATCACCCAGATGTTCGACGCCGCCCAGGTGTTCGCCTACCAACCGCTGCCCGCAGGGCCGCGCGTGGGCATCATCGGCAACTCCGACTCCCTGGAACTGCTGGTCAAGGACGCCGCGATCCGCCAGGGACTCAAGCCGCACGACCCGGTCAACCTGGGCCCGCAGGCCACCGCCGAGGACTTCGACACCGCGATCCAGGCCGCCCTGGCCGCCGAGGACGTGCACTCGATCGTGGTGGTCTTCGTTCCGGCCCTGCACCCGATCGGCGACGACGTGGCCCGCGTCCTGCGCTCCCGCTCGCTGGAGTCGGACAAACCCATCGTCACCACCTACCTGGCCCGCCAGGGCATCCCCGAGGAGCTGCGGCACATCGGGGACCGGGGTCAGACCCTGTTCGGCTCGGTGCCCTCCTACCCCTCGCCCGAGGACGCGGTGCGCGCCGTCGTCCACGCCACCCGGTACGCCCAGTGGCGCAACCGCAAGCCCGGCCGCCACCCGGAGCTGCCCGACATCGACCGCGCCCGGGCCCGCGCCACCATCGGCCGCGCGCTGAAGAAGGCCACCCCGGCCATGGAGGACGTCGCCTGGTTCGGCGGTGAGCGCCGCTACGACGAGGAGACGGCGATCTCACCCGAGGACGCCCGTGACCTCCTGGCCTGCTACGGCATCGCCGCCTACCCCGACATCAAGGTCGACTCCGCGGAGGAGGCCGTGGTCGCCGCCGGGGAACTCGGCTACCCCGCCGTGGTCAAGGCCGACGCCCCCGACCTGCGGGTCCGCGCGGGCGGCACGTTCGTCCGCGCCGACCTGCGCACACCCGAGGACGTGCGCAGCGCCTACCTCTCCCTGGAGGACCGCTTCGGCGGCGAGGCGGAGCTGGTCGTGCAGCGAATGGCCGCCCCCGGCGTGCCCACCGTGGTGCGCGCGGGCGACAACCAGTCCTTCGGGTCGGTGGTCTCCTTCGGCCTGGCCGACGTCACCGCCGAACTCCTCGACGACCGGGCGTTCCGGCTGGCGCCGCTGACCGACATGGACGCAGCCGACCTCATCCACGCTGTCCGGGCCGCCCCGCTGCTGTTCGGGCTGCCCGCGGGGGCCACGTCACTGGCCGAACAGCCCAACGTCGAAGCCCTGGAGGAGCTGCTGATCCGGGTGTCCCGCCTGGTGGAGGCCTTCCCCGAGATCGGCTATGTGGACCTGGACCCCGTCCTGGTCAACGCCACCGGAGCCCACGTCCTGGGCGCCCGCATGTGGCTGCGCGAGGCGCCCGAGGTGCGCCCCGACGCGGGTCCGCGCCGACTGCGCGGGGTGACGTTCTGA
- a CDS encoding DUF5998 family protein, giving the protein MPTDWRLEIERSGYYPALVIDAVATTLGEESAEAFIVHHEATFDPAMEMRRHITVMLLTATRLVVCHTDEHPPTEPGGTSHASTTTDSIQLGNIQSVALTRVVPNPAQYTPGSLPSELVLSVNLSVNWGAVAHIDLEPAACADESCELDHGYTGAITAEPLTLRVSEAADGAGAVTAMLHFAEALSAATTRR; this is encoded by the coding sequence GTGCCCACGGACTGGCGCCTGGAGATCGAGCGGAGCGGGTACTACCCCGCCCTGGTCATCGATGCCGTCGCTACCACCCTGGGCGAGGAGAGCGCCGAGGCGTTCATCGTGCACCACGAGGCGACCTTCGACCCGGCCATGGAGATGCGGCGGCACATCACCGTCATGCTGCTGACCGCCACCCGGCTCGTCGTGTGCCACACCGACGAGCACCCACCAACCGAACCGGGCGGGACCTCACACGCCTCGACCACGACCGACAGCATCCAACTGGGCAACATCCAGTCGGTGGCCCTGACCCGGGTCGTGCCCAACCCCGCTCAGTACACGCCGGGCAGCCTGCCCAGCGAGCTGGTGCTCAGCGTCAACCTGTCGGTGAACTGGGGCGCGGTCGCGCACATCGACCTCGAACCCGCCGCCTGCGCTGACGAGAGCTGCGAGCTCGACCACGGCTACACCGGTGCCATCACCGCCGAACCCCTCACCCTGAGGGTCAGCGAGGCGGCCGACGGGGCCGGCGCGGTCACCGCGATGCTGCACTTCGCCGAGGCACTGTCCGCGGCCACCACTCGCCGCTGA
- a CDS encoding RecQ family ATP-dependent DNA helicase, with protein sequence MATPIPPDVPAPATAAATGPEAPAPDPANPATGATASAGPANPTGSPDSANGPAADPTAETPAVRPGGPAREGTRDHLRERAEEHLRALAGESARLREDQWTAIHALVADRRRALVVQRTGWGKSAVYFVATALRRAEGAGPTVIVSPLLALMRNQIAAAERAGIRARTINSSNTTAWESTYAEVSQGLVDVLLVSPERLNNPEFRDRVLPELAAGAGLVVIDEAHCVSDWGHDFRPDYRRIRSLLHDLPDGVPVLATTATANERVTHDVAEQLQAGADRADTLVLRGSLERESLSLGVAELPDPTARLSWLAEHLPEIPGSGIVYTLTVSAALETARFLGEQGLEVLPYTGQTDPDERRLAEDALLGNRVKALVATSALGMGFDKPDLGFVIHLGAPQSPISYYQQVGRAGRGVERAEVVLLPGREDVQIWEYFAGLSFPPEDTVRQTLQVLAEADKPLSTANLETRVDLRRTRLEQMLKVLDVDGAVCRVRGGWTATGRPWTYDAERYAAVSAAREREQRAMLDYIAADTCRMEFLRQQLDDPEAVACGRCDVCTGRYWSTDVDSGRRKAAADHLDRPGTPITPRRQWPTGMNTLGVNLSGKIPENLRAGEGRALARLTDVGWGTELRRVLAEDAPDAPVDERLLQGVVRVLAAWGWENRPVGVVAMPSLTRPTLVGDLAARIAELGRLTPLGSLSYRSGNGPGPRRHNSAMRLGQVYSELVAGADLEARLAELQGQRPGPVLLVDDLADTGWSLTVGAALLRRAGAPQVLPLTLATTGG encoded by the coding sequence ATGGCCACACCCATCCCGCCCGACGTCCCCGCCCCGGCCACAGCAGCCGCCACCGGCCCCGAGGCCCCCGCTCCCGATCCCGCGAACCCCGCCACCGGTGCCACAGCCTCCGCAGGTCCCGCGAACCCCACCGGCTCACCGGACTCCGCCAACGGACCCGCAGCCGATCCGACGGCCGAAACCCCGGCTGTCCGGCCCGGCGGACCTGCGCGCGAAGGCACCCGGGATCACTTGCGCGAACGCGCCGAGGAGCACCTGCGCGCCCTCGCCGGGGAGTCCGCGCGCCTGCGCGAGGACCAGTGGACCGCCATCCACGCCCTGGTCGCGGACCGGCGGCGGGCCTTGGTCGTGCAGCGCACCGGCTGGGGCAAGTCGGCGGTCTACTTCGTGGCCACCGCCCTGCGCCGCGCCGAGGGCGCGGGCCCCACCGTCATCGTCTCCCCGCTGCTGGCGCTGATGCGCAACCAGATCGCCGCCGCCGAGCGCGCGGGCATCCGCGCCCGCACCATCAACAGCTCCAACACCACCGCCTGGGAATCCACCTACGCCGAGGTCTCCCAGGGCCTGGTGGACGTACTCCTGGTCAGCCCCGAGCGGCTCAACAACCCCGAGTTCCGCGACCGAGTCCTGCCCGAACTCGCCGCCGGGGCGGGCCTGGTCGTCATCGACGAGGCCCACTGCGTCTCCGACTGGGGCCACGACTTCCGCCCGGACTACCGCCGCATCCGCTCCCTGCTGCACGACCTGCCCGACGGGGTCCCGGTCCTGGCCACCACCGCCACCGCCAACGAACGCGTCACCCACGACGTCGCCGAACAGCTTCAGGCCGGGGCCGACCGCGCCGACACCCTGGTCCTGCGCGGCAGCCTGGAACGCGAGAGCCTCAGCCTGGGCGTGGCCGAACTGCCCGACCCCACCGCCCGGCTCAGCTGGCTGGCCGAACACCTGCCCGAGATCCCGGGTTCGGGCATCGTGTACACGCTCACCGTCAGCGCGGCCCTGGAGACCGCCCGCTTCCTCGGTGAACAGGGCCTGGAGGTGCTGCCCTACACCGGGCAGACCGACCCCGACGAGCGCAGACTGGCCGAGGACGCCCTGCTCGGCAACCGGGTCAAGGCACTCGTGGCCACCAGCGCCCTGGGCATGGGCTTCGACAAACCGGACCTGGGCTTCGTCATCCACCTGGGCGCCCCGCAGTCCCCGATCTCCTACTACCAGCAGGTCGGCCGCGCGGGCCGCGGTGTGGAGCGGGCAGAAGTGGTGCTCCTGCCCGGCCGGGAGGACGTGCAGATCTGGGAGTACTTCGCAGGGCTGTCCTTCCCGCCGGAGGACACCGTCCGCCAGACCCTCCAAGTCCTGGCCGAGGCCGACAAACCCCTGTCCACCGCCAACCTGGAGACCCGGGTGGACCTGCGCCGCACCCGCCTGGAACAGATGCTCAAGGTGCTGGACGTGGACGGGGCGGTGTGCCGGGTGCGCGGCGGCTGGACCGCCACCGGCCGACCCTGGACCTACGATGCCGAACGCTACGCCGCCGTCAGCGCCGCCCGCGAGCGCGAACAGCGGGCCATGCTCGACTACATCGCCGCCGACACCTGCCGGATGGAGTTCCTCCGCCAGCAGCTGGACGACCCCGAGGCGGTGGCCTGCGGGCGCTGTGACGTGTGCACCGGCCGCTACTGGTCCACCGACGTCGACTCCGGGCGCCGCAAGGCCGCCGCCGACCACCTGGACCGGCCCGGCACCCCCATCACCCCGCGCCGCCAGTGGCCCACCGGCATGAACACCCTCGGGGTGAACCTGTCCGGCAAGATCCCGGAGAACCTGCGTGCGGGGGAGGGGCGTGCCCTGGCCCGCCTCACCGACGTCGGCTGGGGCACCGAACTTCGCCGCGTCCTCGCCGAGGACGCACCGGACGCCCCCGTGGACGAGCGGCTCCTTCAGGGCGTGGTGCGCGTGCTGGCCGCCTGGGGATGGGAGAACCGCCCGGTCGGCGTGGTCGCGATGCCCTCTCTCACCCGGCCGACCCTGGTCGGCGACCTCGCCGCGCGCATCGCCGAACTCGGCCGCCTGACCCCGCTCGGCTCGCTTTCCTACCGGAGCGGGAACGGACCGGGCCCGCGCCGCCACAACAGTGCCATGCGCCTGGGCCAGGTGTACTCGGAACTGGTGGCCGGTGCGGACCTGGAGGCCCGGCTGGCCGAGCTCCAGGGACAGCGGCCGGGCCCGGTCCTGCTGGTGGACGACCTCGCCGACACCGGATGGAGCCTGACCGTCGGCGCCGCCCTGCTCCGCAGAGCGGGCGCCCCGCAGGTCCTACCCCTCACCCTGGCCACCACCGGCGGCTGA
- a CDS encoding glycosyl hydrolase — protein sequence MAQPRGRPSPDPAPHGSPQADPGHARPRTRAALGLLATASALVVGGATLAVTGTGTGAAPASADSSAEVPVGSGSYTTTRPAGTSGPSDLNGAPVSPKVTDDHTGPAPTNEWWSSLIFQRYPDNPHGENLFAHPLSFNPHSGGLDMGYPDSHRLVGDDLKYEYTAVTDLTLGAAGLDSPDTRTADSGDWTVTAHWEGGGAQLRVTIGQGLAFAYAETAGAAAEVTFQSSPDIWHEDGSTIGATVNGRHYALFSPSGSPWTVSGDTLTADTGDDGYYSAAVLPSPEDLDAFAPYAHSHVTGSLVEYDYDESAATLTSTYQLQTEAREGEETGTLTALYPHQWAHVSGDLTDLAYVSPRGEMRVSEGTSFTTELTTQGIMPSLPTVDSADHDRMAALIDEVLAGEELFPEPGDTYWDGKAMGRLAQLIPVADSIGHTEARDELLSLVQGRLEDWLTAGGTRQFHYDAEWGTMLGYPDSFGAATELNDHDFHYGYFVSAAAVVARYDRDWADEDAWGGMIRLLIQDVAGTDPDGDMFPRLRSFSPYAGHGWASGHAGFAAGNNQESSSEGMHFAAATAHFGALTGDEELRDLGVYLHTTQASTIARYWQNAGGDTFPEDYPEDVVGMVWGDGGDYRIWWDGGHEEHYGINYLPITAGSLYLGHDPEHAGAMHESLVAKLGGEPEIWRDIHWAHRALSDGEDALRMFEEQWDTYEPEAGGSKPHTYQWVSTLAEVGTVDVSVTADTAHYAVFDNGTERAYTAFNPGSSPLTVTFSDGTTLQVEPGSLGSTVGEGGGGDPGNGDDPDPGPGPGEGNVGEGALHLTGTALSTSPSGTESTITVPDANGQNHDGTPPSNSVVLEVEDLTGSFTGGSTSFALPVDSGNGIGNAVQVRVSFDFDGDGSHDREEIYHYFVTDDLPGWENYTQAQGVSSSDGPFADLDGGSVRVEIWSALGGQASQVRVGGHEGATLGIPFTD from the coding sequence ATGGCACAACCACGAGGCCGCCCCTCCCCCGATCCGGCCCCCCACGGGTCCCCACAAGCAGACCCCGGGCACGCGCGCCCCCGGACCCGCGCCGCCCTGGGCCTGCTCGCCACCGCCTCCGCCCTGGTGGTCGGCGGTGCGACCCTGGCGGTCACCGGTACCGGCACGGGCGCCGCCCCGGCCTCCGCCGACAGCTCCGCCGAGGTGCCGGTCGGCTCGGGCAGCTACACCACCACCCGCCCCGCAGGCACCTCCGGCCCTTCCGACCTCAACGGCGCCCCGGTCTCCCCGAAGGTGACCGACGACCACACCGGCCCGGCTCCCACCAACGAGTGGTGGTCCTCGCTGATCTTCCAGCGCTACCCCGACAACCCGCACGGCGAGAACCTCTTCGCCCACCCCCTGAGCTTCAACCCCCACTCGGGCGGGCTCGACATGGGCTACCCCGACTCCCACCGGCTCGTGGGCGACGACCTCAAGTACGAGTACACCGCCGTCACCGACCTCACCCTCGGCGCCGCCGGACTGGACTCCCCCGACACCCGCACCGCCGACAGCGGCGACTGGACGGTCACCGCGCACTGGGAGGGCGGCGGGGCCCAGCTGCGCGTCACCATCGGCCAGGGGCTTGCCTTCGCCTACGCCGAGACCGCAGGTGCCGCCGCCGAGGTGACCTTCCAGAGCTCCCCCGACATCTGGCACGAGGACGGCTCCACCATCGGCGCCACCGTCAACGGCCGCCACTACGCCCTCTTCTCGCCCTCGGGCTCCCCCTGGACCGTCTCCGGTGACACGCTCACCGCCGACACCGGGGACGACGGGTACTACTCGGCGGCCGTCCTGCCCTCGCCCGAGGACCTGGACGCCTTCGCCCCCTACGCCCACTCCCACGTCACCGGCTCCCTCGTGGAGTACGACTACGACGAGTCCGCGGCCACCCTCACCAGCACCTACCAGCTCCAGACCGAGGCCAGGGAGGGCGAGGAGACCGGCACCCTCACCGCGCTCTACCCCCACCAGTGGGCACATGTCAGCGGCGATCTCACCGACCTCGCCTACGTCTCGCCGCGCGGTGAGATGCGGGTGTCCGAGGGCACCTCCTTCACCACCGAGCTCACCACCCAGGGCATCATGCCCAGCCTGCCCACCGTCGACAGCGCCGACCACGACCGGATGGCCGCCCTGATCGACGAGGTCCTCGCCGGGGAGGAGCTCTTCCCCGAGCCCGGTGACACCTACTGGGACGGCAAAGCCATGGGCCGTCTGGCCCAGCTGATCCCCGTCGCCGACTCCATCGGCCACACCGAGGCCCGCGACGAACTGCTGTCGCTGGTCCAGGGACGCCTGGAGGACTGGCTGACCGCGGGCGGGACCCGCCAGTTCCACTACGACGCCGAGTGGGGCACCATGCTCGGCTACCCCGACAGCTTCGGGGCCGCCACCGAGCTCAACGACCACGACTTCCACTACGGCTACTTCGTCTCGGCCGCCGCCGTTGTCGCCCGCTACGATCGCGACTGGGCCGACGAGGACGCCTGGGGCGGCATGATCCGCCTGCTCATCCAGGACGTGGCCGGAACCGACCCCGACGGCGACATGTTCCCGCGCCTGCGCTCCTTCTCCCCCTACGCCGGGCACGGCTGGGCCTCCGGGCACGCCGGGTTCGCCGCGGGCAACAACCAGGAGTCCTCCTCCGAGGGCATGCACTTCGCCGCCGCCACCGCCCACTTCGGCGCGCTGACCGGCGACGAGGAACTGCGCGACCTCGGCGTGTACCTGCACACCACCCAGGCCTCCACCATCGCCCGCTACTGGCAGAACGCGGGCGGCGACACCTTCCCCGAGGACTACCCAGAGGACGTCGTCGGCATGGTCTGGGGCGACGGCGGCGACTACCGCATCTGGTGGGACGGCGGCCACGAGGAGCACTACGGCATCAACTACCTGCCCATCACCGCGGGCTCGCTGTACCTGGGGCACGACCCCGAGCACGCCGGGGCGATGCACGAGTCCCTCGTGGCCAAGCTCGGCGGGGAGCCCGAGATCTGGCGGGACATCCACTGGGCGCACCGCGCGCTCTCCGACGGCGAGGACGCCCTGCGGATGTTCGAGGAGCAGTGGGACACCTACGAACCCGAGGCGGGCGGCTCCAAGCCGCACACCTACCAGTGGGTCTCCACCCTCGCCGAGGTCGGCACCGTGGACGTGTCCGTGACCGCGGACACCGCCCACTACGCGGTGTTCGACAACGGCACCGAACGCGCCTACACGGCCTTCAACCCGGGTTCGTCACCGCTCACGGTCACCTTCTCCGACGGCACAACGCTCCAGGTCGAGCCGGGATCCCTGGGCTCCACCGTGGGAGAGGGCGGCGGAGGCGACCCCGGCAACGGGGACGACCCGGACCCCGGACCCGGACCGGGTGAGGGCAACGTGGGCGAGGGCGCCCTCCACCTGACGGGCACGGCGCTCTCCACCAGCCCGAGCGGCACCGAGAGCACGATCACGGTGCCGGACGCGAACGGGCAGAACCACGACGGCACCCCGCCTTCGAACAGCGTGGTGCTCGAAGTCGAGGACCTCACCGGGTCCTTCACCGGCGGCTCCACGTCCTTCGCCCTGCCGGTGGACTCCGGAAACGGGATCGGCAACGCCGTTCAGGTGCGGGTCTCCTTCGACTTCGACGGTGACGGCTCACACGACCGGGAGGAGATCTACCACTACTTCGTCACCGACGACCTGCCCGGCTGGGAGAACTACACCCAGGCTCAGGGCGTGAGTTCCAGCGACGGACCATTCGCGGACCTGGACGGCGGATCCGTGCGCGTGGAGATCTGGAGCGCCCTGGGCGGCCAGGCCTCACAGGTCCGCGTCGGCGGCCACGAGGGCGCCACACTGGGCATTCCCTTCACCGACTGA
- a CDS encoding carbohydrate kinase family protein encodes MVVIGDLMTDAVARAFHPLARGSDTPASVIMYGGGSGANIASWLAVEGTDTTFVGRRGSDITGRTREMELMGYGLDSRMVMDPERPTGTCVVMITHRGDRTMLSDPGANARLQPEDLPRDVFAPDAHLHVSGYTLINSDSRRAARVALRMARESGMSISVDGGSHAPLERAGAENFLDWTQGARLLFVNVDQARVLTGRDEPEAAAKVLTAWFPNVVIKLGEQGGLWASKTREDCVTAPAEPVEPSPGSVGAGDAFIAGFLPAWLTGRHPKEALGRASRLAARALHQPGARPDLGEGQPVRRGAPRGQRIR; translated from the coding sequence GTGGTCGTGATCGGTGACCTGATGACCGATGCCGTCGCGCGCGCGTTCCACCCGTTGGCCCGCGGCAGCGACACCCCTGCGTCGGTGATCATGTACGGCGGCGGTTCCGGCGCGAACATAGCCTCGTGGCTCGCGGTCGAGGGCACCGACACCACGTTCGTCGGCCGTCGCGGCTCCGACATCACCGGACGCACGCGTGAAATGGAACTGATGGGCTACGGCCTGGACTCGCGCATGGTGATGGACCCCGAGCGCCCGACCGGAACCTGCGTCGTCATGATCACTCACCGGGGCGACCGGACGATGCTGAGCGACCCGGGCGCGAACGCGCGGCTACAGCCCGAGGACCTGCCCCGAGACGTGTTCGCCCCCGACGCGCACCTGCACGTGTCCGGCTACACGCTGATCAACTCCGATTCTCGCCGCGCGGCCCGGGTGGCCCTGCGCATGGCGCGCGAGAGCGGCATGTCCATCTCGGTGGACGGCGGCTCGCACGCACCGCTGGAACGCGCCGGCGCGGAGAACTTCCTGGACTGGACGCAGGGCGCCCGGCTGTTGTTCGTCAACGTCGACCAGGCCCGGGTGCTCACCGGGCGCGACGAGCCCGAGGCTGCCGCCAAGGTGCTGACCGCCTGGTTCCCCAACGTCGTGATCAAGCTCGGCGAGCAGGGCGGTCTGTGGGCCTCCAAGACGCGCGAGGACTGCGTGACCGCGCCGGCCGAGCCGGTGGAGCCCTCCCCGGGCTCCGTGGGCGCCGGTGACGCGTTCATCGCCGGTTTCCTGCCCGCGTGGCTGACCGGACGCCACCCGAAGGAGGCGCTGGGCCGGGCCAGCAGGCTGGCCGCCCGCGCACTGCACCAGCCGGGCGCCCGCCCGGACCTGGGCGAGGGCCAACCGGTGCGTAGAGGCGCACCCCGCGGTCAGCGCATCCGTTAG